One window of Quercus robur chromosome 12, dhQueRobu3.1, whole genome shotgun sequence genomic DNA carries:
- the LOC126707921 gene encoding carboxylesterase 1-like has protein sequence MSGQTPPSNPTTTDPYQYLQIVNNSDGTITRHRKIPNTPATPDPDHPTPVLSKDISLNQSNKTWARIFLPKQALNNPSSSKLPLIVYFHGGGFILYSASSTVFHHFCANIAIDVNAIIVSVDYRLAPEHRLPAAYDDAVETLHLITTNQDEWLTKYADFSNTFIMGSSAGGNVAYHAALREADQIENLEPLIIRGLILHQPYFGGTQRTESELKLANDPVLPLPLFVNDLMWELSLPIGVDRDHEYCNPTVGGASQRLEKIRLLGWRVLVIDCKGDPLIDRQIELVKMMEEKGVVVVSQFDEGGHHGVDLQDLFRAKALNVVLKNFMLTS, from the coding sequence ATGTCAGGTCAAACACCTCCATCAAACCCCACCACCACTGATCCCTACCAATACCTCCAAATAGTCAACAACTCCGACGGCACCATCACACGCCACCGCAAAATCCCAAACACCCCAGCCACACCAGATCCTGACCACCCCACTCCAGTTCTCTCCAAAGACATCTCTCTAaaccaatcaaacaaaacctGGGCCAGAATATTCCTACCCAAACAAGCACTCAATAATCCCTCTTCTTCCAAACTGCCTCTCATAGTTTACTTCCATGGTGGAGGGTTCATCCTTTACAGTGCATCCTCAACAGTGTTCCATCACTTTTGTGCAAACATAGCAATTGATGTCAATGCTATCATCGTATCAGTTGACTATCGTCTTGCTCCTGAGCATCGTTTGCCTGCAGCTTACGATGATGCTGTGGAAACGCTGCACTTGATCACAACCAACCAAGATGAATGGCTTACAAAATATGCTGATTTTTCTAACACTTTTATTATGGGTTCTAGTGCAGGTGGTAACGTGGCCTACCATGCAGCACTACGTGAAGCTGATCAAATTGAAAATCTTGAGCCTTTGATAATCAGAGGGCTGATATTGCACCAACCATATTTTGGTGGGACCCAGAGGACTGAATCAGAGCTAAAATTGGCCAATGACCCTGTGTTGCCACTGCCACTGTTTGTGAATGACCTTATGTGGGAGTTATCGTTGCCAATTGGCGTTGACCGTGATCATGAGTATTGCAATCCAACGGTGGGTGGTGCATCTCAGAGGTTGGAGAAGATTAGATTGCTGGGATGGAGGGTCTTGGTGATTGATTGCAAAGGGGACCCACTGATTGACCGTCAGATTGAGCTGGTTAAGATGATGGAAGAGAAGGGTGTAGTTGTGGTGAGTCAATTTGACGAGGGTGGTCACCATGGAGTAGATCTTCAAGACCTGTTCAGGGCTAAGGCACTGAATGTGGTCTTAAAGAATTTCATGCTAACTTCCTAA